The following are encoded in a window of Oncorhynchus mykiss isolate Arlee chromosome 31, USDA_OmykA_1.1, whole genome shotgun sequence genomic DNA:
- the il2 gene encoding interleukin 2 precursor (The RefSeq protein has 1 substitution compared to this genomic sequence), whose product MDRRYRISFLTLFLTGCLQGNPIPRLLAGIDYLEENITCPDSVFYTPTDVEDSCIVAALACSIKELDTVKVECLDKAVHLESMQHHISMTATALQKTIDKENSTTDTSECICEDKRLEKSFKDFIQNIRHLTQAHAAKRLSS is encoded by the exons ATGGACCGTCGTTACAGGATTTCCTTTTTGACGCTTTTTCTCGCCGGTTGTCTACAAGGAAACCCAATTCCCAGACTCCTAGCTGGAATCGATTATCTAGAAGAAAATATTACATGT CCAGATTCAGTCTTCTATACACCAACTGATGTAGAG GATAGTTGCATTGTTGCAGCATTGGCCTGTTCCATTAAGGAACTGGACACTGTGAAAGTAGAATGCCTCGATAAAGCGGTCCATCTGGAAAGTATGCAACACCACATCAGCATGACTGCCACGGCCCTACAAAAGACGATTGATAAGGAGAAC AGCACAACGGACACTTCAGAATGCATCTGTGAAGACAAGCGGTTGGAAAAGTCTTTCAAGGACTTCATTCAGAACATAAGACATTTAACTCAAGCTCATGCTGCAAAGCGTCTAAGTTCATAA